The sequence below is a genomic window from Citricoccus muralis.
TCCCAGCATAAGTTCTCAACCCCTGACCTGACGAAATTTTGCCGACTCAACGAACTCGGCCTCGAAGCCACCGGCCAGCACCTGACCCGAGGCAGGGCCGTGCTGGAATGTCGACGGGTTGATCCTGACCCGTGGTGCCAACAGTGCGGGGCTGAAGCGATCTCTCGTGGAACGATCTCTCGGCGTCTGGCTCATGAGCCCTTCGGGCACCGACCCACGACACTGTTGGTCCGGGTCCGTCGCTGGCAGTGCCTGCATTGCGGGCATCAGTGGCGTGAAGATCTGAGCCAGGCAGCGATCCCACGATCAAAACTCTCCCACCGAGGGACCCGGTGGGCATTGGAAGCGATCGTGATCGATCACCTCTCCATCTCTCGAGCTGCTGCAGGGCTGGGCGTGTCCTGGCATACCGCGAACAACGCGATCCTGGCAGAAGGCAAACGACTATTGATTGATGATCCGGCCCGGTTCCAGGATGTGAGCACTATCGGGGTCGATGAACACGTCTGGCGCCATACCCGGTACGGAGACAAGTACGTCACCGTGATCATTGATCTGACACCGATCCGTTCTGGTACCGGACCAGCCCGGTTGCTAGACATGATCGAGGGACGCTCGAAACAAGTCTTCAAGTCCTGGCTGGCCGGCCGCCCCGAGGCCTGGCGGAAGCGCGTTGAGGCGATCGCGATGGATGGGTTCTCAGGGTTCAAGACCGCCGCTGCGGAGGAAGTACCCCACGCGAGTGCGGTGATGGACCCGTTCCATGTTGTGCAACTCGCCGGGCATGCCTTGGATGAGTGCCGGCGCAGGGTCCAGCGTGTCATCATGGGCCGGCGTGGTCGTTCCGGGGATCCGCTTTATGGTGTTCGCCGGGTTCTGCACACTGGAGAAGTCCTGCTCACGGAGAAGCAACGTGACCGGCTTGATGCGGTGTTCGCTGATGAGCGTCATGTCCAGGTGGAAGCCACTTGGGGTGTCTATCAACGCATGATCGCCGCCTACCGCCACCCCGAGCCGGGCCAGCGTGGGGAGTTGATGAAGAAACTCATCGCCGACATCAGTGCCGGTGTACCAGCGCCGTTGACAGAGATCCGGAAGCTGGGGCGTACTTTGAAAAGACGTGCGGTTGATGTTCTGGCGTATTTTGATCGTCCTGGCACCAGCAATGGACCTACTGAGGCGATCAATGGTCGACTCGAGCACTTACGTGGAACAGCCCTAGGATTCAGGAATCTGAGGAACTACATCGCCAGAAGTCTTCTCGAAGCCGGTGGATTCAGACCCCTGCTACCCCCTTAAATGCGAAGAGCCAGATATCGTCGACCACCAGTCGTCGACAAACGACAGGGGCCGTGGTCCGGAACGAATCCGGACCACGGCCCCTGTTGCGTGATGCCTGGTACGCCGATCAGAAGGAACGGGCGAGCACGGCCTGCTTGACCTCGGCGATGGCCTTGGTCACCTGGATGCCACGGGGGCATGCCTCGGTGCAGTTGAAGGTGGTGCGGCAGCGCCACACGCCTTCCTTGTCGTTGAGGATCTCCAGGCGCAGGTCGCCCGCGTCGTCACGCGAATCGAAGATGAAACGGTGAGCGTTGACGATGGCGGCCGGACCGAAGTACTGGCCGTCGGTCCAGAACACCGGGCACGAGGAGGTGCAGGCGGCGCACAGGATGCACTTGGTGGTGTCGTCGTAGCGCTCACGGTCCTCAGCGGACTGGTAGCGCTCACGGGTCGGCTCGTGGCCGTTGGACACCAGGAAGGGCATGATCTCGCGGTAGGACTGGAAGAAGGGCTCCATGTCCACGATCAGGTCCTTCTCCACGGGCAGACCCTTGATCGGCTCGACGGTGATGGGCTTGGACAGGTCCAGGTCCTTCAGCAGCGTCTTGCAGGCCAGGCGGTTACGACCGTTAATACGCATGGCGTCGGAGCCGCAGATACCGTGGGCGCAGGAACGGCGGAACGACAGGGTGCCGTCGTGCTCCCACTTGATCTTGTGCAGGGCGTCCAGCACACGGTCGGTGCCGTACATGGTGAGCTCCCAAGTGTCCCAGTAGGACTCCTCGGAGGACTCGGGCAGGTAACGGCGTACCTGAACGGTGACGGTGAAGCTAGGAACTTCACCGGCGCCGCCGGCCTCGTTGCCCAGGTCGATCTTGGACGCCGGCTCGGCTGGTTCGGCATAGGTTGCAGTCATTAGTACTTACGCTCCATCGGCTCGTAGCGGGTCATGATGACAGGCTTGGTATCGAATCGGATTCCCTTGACACCTTCCATCTCCGCGTTCTCATCGCGGTAGATCATGGTGTGCTTCATGAAGTTTTCGTCATCGCGGTCCGGGTAGTCCTCGCGGTAGTGACCACCGCGGGATTCCTTGCGGCCCAGGGCGGCCAGCGTCATCGCCTCGGCGATGTCGAGCAGGTAGCCCAACTCCAGGCCCTCGAGCAGGTCGAGGTTGAAGCGCTTGCCCTTATCCTGGACGGCGACATTCTTGTACCGCTCGCGCAGGGACTCGATCTCTTCGAGAGCGCGGCGGATGGACTCCTCGGTGCGGAACACCTGCATGTCGGCGTCCATGACTTCTTGCAGGCGGGCGCGCAGGTCGGCGATCTTCTCGTTGCCGCTGGCGTCGCGCAGGTTCTCGATCTCCGAGACGATGAAGTTCTCACCGTTCTCCGGCAGCTCCACGAAGTCAGCATCCTTGGCGTATTCCGCCGAGTAGATGCCGGCGCGCCGGCCGAACACGTTGATGTCGAGCAGAGAGTTGGTACCGAGACGGTTGGAACCGTGCACGGACACGCAGGCCACCTCGCCCGCGGCGTACAGGCCGGGGACGACGGTGTCGTTGTCCTGGAGGACTTCACCCTTGATATTGGTGGGGATACCGCCCATGAAGTAGTGGCAGGTCGGGAAGACCGGCACCGGCTCCGTGTACGGCTCCACGCCCAGGTAGGTGCGGGCGAACTCGGTGATGTCCGGGAGCTTGGCGTCGATGTGCGCCGGCTCCAGGTGCGTCAGGTCGAGCAGCACGTAGTCCTTGTTCGGGCCACAACCACGGCCCTGTCGGACTTCCTCCGCCATGGAACGGGCCACGATGTCACGCGGTGCCAAGTCCTTAATGGTGGGGGCGTAACGTTCCATGAAACGCTCACCCTCGGAGTTACGTAGAATGCCACCTTCACCACGGGCGGCCTCGGAAAGGAGGATGCCCAGTCCGGCCAGGCCGGTCGGGTGGAACTGCACGAACTCCATGTCCTCCAGCGGCAGGCCCGCACGGTAGGCGATGGCCATGCCGTCACCGGTGAGGGTGTGGGCGTTGGAGGTGGTTTTGTACACCTTGCCGGCACCGCCGGTGGCGAAAACAACCGACTTAGCCTGGAAGATGTGAATCTCGCCGGTGGCCAGCTCGTAGGAGACCACACCGGCCACGCGCTTCTGCGTGTAGGTGGTGCCGTCCTCGCGGGTTGCTTCCTCGTCGACCATGAGCAGGTCGAGAGCGTAGAACTCGTTGTAGAACTCGACGTTGTGCTTCACGCAGTTCTGGTAGAGCGTCTGCAGGATCATGTGCCCGGTGCGGTCAGCGGCGTAGCAAGCGCGGCGGACCGGCGCCTTACCGTGATCGCGGGTGTGACCGCCGAAGCGGCGCTGGTCGATCTTGCCCTCGGGGGTGCGGTTGAACGGCAGGCCCATCTTTTCCAGGTCCAGCACGGCGTCGATGGCTTCCTTGGCCATGACCTCGGCTGCGTCCTGGTCGACGAGGTAGTCGCCGCCCTTGACGGTGTCGAAGGTGTGCCATTCCCAGTTGTCTTCTTCGACATTGGCCAGGGCGGCACACATGCCACCCTGAGCGGCACCGGTGTGTGAACGGGTCGGGTAGAGCTTGGTGAGCACGGCGGTGCGAGCACGCTGGCCCGCTTCGATGGCTGCGCGCATACCGGCGCCACCGGCCCCGATGATCACGACATCGTACTTATGTACTTGCATCTGGTGCGATTCTTTCTTTCTGACGTATGCGCTTCAGCGGTGAGAGCTGATCGGTGCGGTGATGAGTCGAATACTCAAGCGCGTGTGCGTCGGTTCGGGTCTGTGGTCTCAGTCAGCGCTTAGTTGAAAGCGGCCTGGTCGAAGCAGAATGACGGGCTACGATCCAGGAGCTGACCGGTGGAGTCGACCATGCACGGCTCGAAGGTGAAGATCACCAGGGTGCCCAGCATGATGATGGCGGTGGACGCGGCGTACAGGACGATCTTCAGCCAGAAACGGACCTTGTCCGACTCGGTGTAGTCGTCGATGATGGTGCGTACGCCGTTGGTGCCGTGCAGCATCGCCAGCCACAGCATGGCCAGGTCCCAGATCTGCCAGATGGGGGAGGCCCACTTGCCGGCCACGAGACCGAAGTCGATGCCGTTGATGCCCTCGCCGACCATCAGGTTCGAGAAGAGGTGCACGAAAATCAGCACGACGAGGAGTACGCCGGACAGGCGCATGAACAGCCAAGCCAGCATCTCAAAGTTGCCGGACTTGCCTTTGCTACGCGTGTACTTCGGGTCGATCCGACCCGAACGCGGTGCTGCGATATTGGTTGCTTCTGCAGTGGCGCTCATGGCTCAGTGACCTCCAAAGGCAAGCATCAGGTGACGGATAGTGAATCCGGCAAAGACGACGATCCACAGAACAAGGACGCCCCACAGCAGTCCCTTGTGGTGTTTCGTGCCGCCCTTCCAGAAGTCGACCAGGATGATGCGCAGGCCGTTGAACGCGTGGAAGATGATCGCACCCACGAGTCCGGTCTCGCCGACAGCCATCAGCGGGTTCTTGTAGACGCCGATGACAGCGTCATAGGCCTCGGGCGACACGCGCACCAAAGCGGTATCGAGAACGTGGACCAATAGGAACAGGAAAATCACCACGCCGGTGATGCGATGGGCCACCCAGGACCACATTCCCTGTTTGCCGCGATAAAGTGTCCCGCGGCCTGACTTCGACGTCGAGGCGGGGGACTGCGCGGTTGTCGCAGTTGACACTTTTGTACCTCCCCAAAAAGGATGCAATGGCGTCTGCAGACAGGTGGAGAATCTGCAAGAGGAACGCCGGTGCGAATTGCACTCCTTCTGATCAAGGGTAGTCCCTCGAGAGGGTGTTGCGGAAATTACGTCAACGTGTTGACCCGAATGCTCCGGCGTGCTCGCCTAAGCTGGTGGACGTGAACAGATCAGAGGCATCCGAGGCCATGTCAGTACCCGTGTCCGCCACCCCCGGACTCGACCGGTTTTACGCCGTGATTCCGGCCGGAGGAGTGGGAACACGGTTGTGGCCCCTCTCTCGTGCAGCCGCTCCGAAGTTCCTCCATGACCTCACCGGTTCGGGGCAGACGCTGATCCGTGCGACCTTTGATCGGTTGGAAGATTTGGCCGGATCGCAAGTGATGGTTGTCACAGGGCAGGCTCACCGGGATGCGGTGCAGGAACAATTACCCGATCTGGATTCCAGGGACCTGGTTTTGGAACCCGAACCCAAGGACTCGGCCGCTGCCATTGGTCTTGCCGCGGCGATCCTGTACCAGCGCGACCCGGAGACCATTATGGGATCGTTCGCCGCAGACCAGGTGATCGGCCCGGTGCCGGTATTCCAGCAGGCCGTTCGCGAGGCGGTGGCCACCGCTGCCAGTGGCGGCGACGGCAAGATCGTCACCATCGGTATCAAGCCCACCTACCCGGCCACCGGGTTTGGCTACATCCACCAGGGGCGGGCCCTGGAGGTCGAGGGTGCCCCGAGCGCGCACGAGGTGGATTCCTTCGTGGAGAAGCCCGACGAGAAGCGCGCCCGCAGTTATGTAGACAGTGGCGAGTACCTCTGGAACGCTGGCATGTTCGTGGCGCCGGTCGCCCTGATGCTCAAGCACCTGAAGGCCACCGAGCCGGAGCTCTACGCCGGGGTGACCGAGATTGCTGAGGTCTGGGACACCGAGGAACGAGACGCGGTCATAGCTCGGGTGTGGCCCGACCTGCCGAAGACGGCTATTGATTATGCGGTGGCGGAACCGGCCGCCGATGCTGGCGATGTGGCGGTCATTCCGGGGGATTTCACCTGGGACGATGTGGGCGACTTCGCGGCGATTGCTCGGCTGAACCCGGCTACTGACAGTTCAGGGATCACCGTGATCGGGGAGACCCCGCGCGTGTACTCGGACCAGGCCTCCGGCGTCGTCGTCACCGATACCTCGCGGGTGATCGCGCTGATCGGCGTCGAAAACGTGGTGGTGGTCGATACCGGGGACGCGCTGCTCGTGACCACTACCGAACATGCACAGTCCGTGAAGAAAGCCGTGGAGTCACTGAAGGCGCACGGCGACAACGACGTGCTGTGACGCCTTGAGTCGTACGAGGCGTGCTGGTGACACGGTGGGGCGCGCACAGTGGATAAGGTAAGGGAATGGATTCCGACACCGAGCCCACCACGGCACCGCGTCCGGTCTTAGATGACCCTGGACTGCCGCGGGTGACACCGCTGATTGAGCAGCTGGTGGACGACGTCATCACCGTTCGCCGTGACCTCCATCAGCACCCGGAGCTCTCCTATCACGAGTACCGCACCACCGAACGCCTGCTCACCGTGCTGCGCGCGGCCGGGTTGCAACCGGAGAAGCTCGAGGACACCGGACTGTTTGTGGACATCGGCTCCGGGCCGATCGTGCTGGCGCTGCGCGCCGATATTGATGCGCTGCCGCTGCAGGAACTCACCGGACTCGACTACGCCTCGGTGAATCCGGGGGTGGCTCACGCCTGCGGTCACGACATGCACACCGCCGTCATGCTCGGCACCTCGCTGGCGCTGCACCGACTGGTGACCGGCACCGCGGGCGAGGCCGGGGTGGATGTGAGCCGGGTGAGCCTGGCCGGGCGGGTGCGGATCATCTTCCAGCCTGCCGAGGAACAGCTGCCCGGCGGATCACTGTCGGTGATTAAGCAGGGCGTGCTCGAGGGAGTACCCCGGATTTTGGCCGCGCACTGCGAGCCGCGCTTTGACGTCGGGACCATTGGTACCCGTATCGGTGCTATTACCTCTGCCGCGGACACGATCCGGATTCGGTTGCACGGCCGCGGTGGCCATACATCGCGACCCCAGCTCACCGAGGACCTGGTGTACGCCCTGGCCCAGATCGCCGCCCAGGTGCCGGCCGTACTCGGCCGGTTGATTGATGTGCGCTCGGCCGCTCAGGTGGTGTGGGGCGAGATTAACGCCGGACACGCTCCGAACGCGATCCCGAATACCGGATACCTGGCGGGCACCCTGCGCTGCTTGGATGCCGAGGCTTGGGAAACAGCCGGACGGATGCTCGACGACGTCGTCAAACAGGTGGCCGCGCCCTATGGTGTGGACGTCGAACTGGACCACGTGCGCGGCGTGCCGCCAGTGGTCAACACCGAGGCGGAGACGGACCTCATTGAGGACGCCACCCGATTCGAGATTGGCTCGCGTGCCATTACCCTGACCCCGCAGTCGATGGGCGGGGAAGATTTCGCCTGGATGACCCAGCAGGTGCCCGGCTCCATGCTGCGCCTGGGTACCCGCACTCCCGGCGGGCGCATTTACGACCTGCACCAGGGCGACTATGTTCCCG
It includes:
- a CDS encoding mannose-1-phosphate guanylyltransferase is translated as MSVPVSATPGLDRFYAVIPAGGVGTRLWPLSRAAAPKFLHDLTGSGQTLIRATFDRLEDLAGSQVMVVTGQAHRDAVQEQLPDLDSRDLVLEPEPKDSAAAIGLAAAILYQRDPETIMGSFAADQVIGPVPVFQQAVREAVATAASGGDGKIVTIGIKPTYPATGFGYIHQGRALEVEGAPSAHEVDSFVEKPDEKRARSYVDSGEYLWNAGMFVAPVALMLKHLKATEPELYAGVTEIAEVWDTEERDAVIARVWPDLPKTAIDYAVAEPAADAGDVAVIPGDFTWDDVGDFAAIARLNPATDSSGITVIGETPRVYSDQASGVVVTDTSRVIALIGVENVVVVDTGDALLVTTTEHAQSVKKAVESLKAHGDNDVL
- the sdhA gene encoding succinate dehydrogenase flavoprotein subunit — its product is MQVHKYDVVIIGAGGAGMRAAIEAGQRARTAVLTKLYPTRSHTGAAQGGMCAALANVEEDNWEWHTFDTVKGGDYLVDQDAAEVMAKEAIDAVLDLEKMGLPFNRTPEGKIDQRRFGGHTRDHGKAPVRRACYAADRTGHMILQTLYQNCVKHNVEFYNEFYALDLLMVDEEATREDGTTYTQKRVAGVVSYELATGEIHIFQAKSVVFATGGAGKVYKTTSNAHTLTGDGMAIAYRAGLPLEDMEFVQFHPTGLAGLGILLSEAARGEGGILRNSEGERFMERYAPTIKDLAPRDIVARSMAEEVRQGRGCGPNKDYVLLDLTHLEPAHIDAKLPDITEFARTYLGVEPYTEPVPVFPTCHYFMGGIPTNIKGEVLQDNDTVVPGLYAAGEVACVSVHGSNRLGTNSLLDINVFGRRAGIYSAEYAKDADFVELPENGENFIVSEIENLRDASGNEKIADLRARLQEVMDADMQVFRTEESIRRALEEIESLRERYKNVAVQDKGKRFNLDLLEGLELGYLLDIAEAMTLAALGRKESRGGHYREDYPDRDDENFMKHTMIYRDENAEMEGVKGIRFDTKPVIMTRYEPMERKY
- a CDS encoding ISL3 family transposase, which translates into the protein MSQHKFSTPDLTKFCRLNELGLEATGQHLTRGRAVLECRRVDPDPWCQQCGAEAISRGTISRRLAHEPFGHRPTTLLVRVRRWQCLHCGHQWREDLSQAAIPRSKLSHRGTRWALEAIVIDHLSISRAAAGLGVSWHTANNAILAEGKRLLIDDPARFQDVSTIGVDEHVWRHTRYGDKYVTVIIDLTPIRSGTGPARLLDMIEGRSKQVFKSWLAGRPEAWRKRVEAIAMDGFSGFKTAAAEEVPHASAVMDPFHVVQLAGHALDECRRRVQRVIMGRRGRSGDPLYGVRRVLHTGEVLLTEKQRDRLDAVFADERHVQVEATWGVYQRMIAAYRHPEPGQRGELMKKLIADISAGVPAPLTEIRKLGRTLKRRAVDVLAYFDRPGTSNGPTEAINGRLEHLRGTALGFRNLRNYIARSLLEAGGFRPLLPP
- the sdhC gene encoding succinate dehydrogenase, cytochrome b556 subunit codes for the protein MSTATTAQSPASTSKSGRGTLYRGKQGMWSWVAHRITGVVIFLFLLVHVLDTALVRVSPEAYDAVIGVYKNPLMAVGETGLVGAIIFHAFNGLRIILVDFWKGGTKHHKGLLWGVLVLWIVVFAGFTIRHLMLAFGGH
- a CDS encoding succinate dehydrogenase hydrophobic membrane anchor subunit; the protein is MSATAEATNIAAPRSGRIDPKYTRSKGKSGNFEMLAWLFMRLSGVLLVVLIFVHLFSNLMVGEGINGIDFGLVAGKWASPIWQIWDLAMLWLAMLHGTNGVRTIIDDYTESDKVRFWLKIVLYAASTAIIMLGTLVIFTFEPCMVDSTGQLLDRSPSFCFDQAAFN
- a CDS encoding succinate dehydrogenase iron-sulfur subunit; translated protein: MTATYAEPAEPASKIDLGNEAGGAGEVPSFTVTVQVRRYLPESSEESYWDTWELTMYGTDRVLDALHKIKWEHDGTLSFRRSCAHGICGSDAMRINGRNRLACKTLLKDLDLSKPITVEPIKGLPVEKDLIVDMEPFFQSYREIMPFLVSNGHEPTRERYQSAEDRERYDDTTKCILCAACTSSCPVFWTDGQYFGPAAIVNAHRFIFDSRDDAGDLRLEILNDKEGVWRCRTTFNCTEACPRGIQVTKAIAEVKQAVLARSF
- a CDS encoding amidohydrolase produces the protein MDSDTEPTTAPRPVLDDPGLPRVTPLIEQLVDDVITVRRDLHQHPELSYHEYRTTERLLTVLRAAGLQPEKLEDTGLFVDIGSGPIVLALRADIDALPLQELTGLDYASVNPGVAHACGHDMHTAVMLGTSLALHRLVTGTAGEAGVDVSRVSLAGRVRIIFQPAEEQLPGGSLSVIKQGVLEGVPRILAAHCEPRFDVGTIGTRIGAITSAADTIRIRLHGRGGHTSRPQLTEDLVYALAQIAAQVPAVLGRLIDVRSAAQVVWGEINAGHAPNAIPNTGYLAGTLRCLDAEAWETAGRMLDDVVKQVAAPYGVDVELDHVRGVPPVVNTEAETDLIEDATRFEIGSRAITLTPQSMGGEDFAWMTQQVPGSMLRLGTRTPGGRIYDLHQGDYVPDERAIGVGMRIFTAAALRALAGVQ